In the Leptospira wolffii serovar Khorat str. Khorat-H2 genome, ATTTTTCGTTTTTCATATTTTCTTCGTGAGTTATGGAGGACATGAGACTTCCCTCACGGTTCGTATTCTCACGATCATCCTCGCTATGGCTCTTTCGGTAACTCAGGTTATGTCAGAGGGTTTAAGTCGAGCCATAGAAAACGAATACGATAGCTCGAGTATTTCCCTTTTGGCGGGATACGAAAGAGGGAATATTCTTCCTGCGGGAGTGCGGATATTCGAGGGAAAGGAGAATCGGAATATCATAATGCATCCCGATTCTCCGTCTTTGGCGGTAGGAGAACGGATCTACGCTATAGATCCGACCGGAAAACCGATACTTATCTACAAGAATGCGGATCGGAATCGGGAGGCGGTATTCGCTTACGAGTCCTATAGGAGTTTCGTGCATTCCTACGCCCGGGATTGGGCCTTGAGACTTCTACTAGGGCTTTTCGTATTGGTTGCAGGATTTCTAATCTTTATGAGGATCTCTATTCTCGGTCCCTTATCCGATCTTTTACTGGGCTTGGATCGTGTAGAAGGAGGAGAATTGGCCGTGCAGATCGACGTCCGCAATAAGGACGAGATCGGACTTCTCACCCAAGCCTTTAATGCGATGGTCCGCTCCATCCGAGAAGCGAGGCAGGAACTCCAACAATACACTTCCAATCTGGAAAGGACGATACTGGAAAGGGATTCCATTTACGACGCTGTCCCACAGGAGAAGATTCTATCCAATAAAACCTTAATATATGCGAGTAGAAGCATGCAGGCGGTAGTGGATAGAGTGGAGAGGATCGCCTCTAGGGAGCAACCGGTATTGGTTACGGGAGAGACCGGAACGGGAAAGGAAATCATCGCGGCATTGCTTCATGAACTGGGTAGAGGACAAGATTCCCCGTTCGTTCCCATCAATTGCGCCGCCGTTCCTTCTAATCTTTGGGAAAGCCAGATCTTCGGACACGTAAGGGGGGCCTTTACGGATGCGAAATCCGATTATGCGGGGCTCGTAGCGGAAGCTAAAGGAGGAACCCTATTTTTCGACGAGGTCGGAGAGATGCCTTTGGAGATCCAACCCAAGATATTGCGTCTTTTGCAGGAGAGAAAATACAAGCAAGTCGGGGGCAGAACGGAATTAAGCGCCGAGTGTAGGACCATATTCGCCACTCATAGAAATCTTAGGGAGATGGTCGCAAAGGGAACTTTCAGAGAGGACTTATATTATCGGATCAACGTTTTCGAGATAAGCATTCCTCCGCTTAGGGAAAGACGGTCCGATATTCCGTTCTTGGCGAATCGATTCGTGGAACATTATGCCAAACAGATGGAGATCCCTAAGCCGACGATCGGCGAGGACGTTATGGATCTCTTTCTGGATTTCGCTTGGTCCGGAAATATTCGAGAATTGGAAAATTGTATCATTCGAACCCTGGCCGACTTAAAAGGAGAGACGATCGGGATTTCCGACCTACCTGCGGAAATGTCGGAGGCCAGGAATTCCAGGGCGGTTTCGGAGCTTTCGGTTTCGAACGGGTCTTATGTGGCAGGCTTCGAACCTTTAGTTTCCATGTATTCCAGAAGACTCATAGAAACGGCGCTCCAGCAATGCAAGGGAAACAAATCGGAAGCGGCCAGGCTACTGAAAATCTCCCGGGGAAAACTCCAATATCAAATGCGCCAACTCGGTATGGAATAATCGATCAGTAGAATTTTCTTAGGTTACGGTTCCGATTCGTCTCTTCTTCGGTATCTTCCGCTTCTTGGCCTTCTTTAGGATCCGCCTTTTTGAGATAGACCTTTTCGCCTGCGATCAGCTTTCCGTTTCCGTTCAGGATTCCTTCCACATACGTATGAGAAGAAGTTAATATTTTGATCCCTCTGTTTTCGTCCCGGTTCGGATATACGATTAAGCCCGGGCGTAATACCCTATTCTTAATATGTCGGATCTGGACTTTTCCGTTGGAAAGGGAGAATATCTCTCCGGTCTCGGTCCAAAGAGGCGTCTTGTCGGAAGAATTACCGAAAGTCGGCAGATAGAAATCGTCCTTGGAAAGAAAGGAATTCAATAGATGGAATCCGTCTTTTAGAGTCTTTTGGCGGGGACTGAATCCGGTTCCGAAAAGATGTAAAGGAAGAACAAGTGGGGAAAGTATCCGTCTTAGATCCGCGGCATGGGTTTGCATTCTTTCCTTCGTATCGGATTCATAGATGTAAGTGACTATGAATCTGGCATAGTCCCGCGTGTAGGGAATGATCCCTGCGGAGGCGACGGAAAAAGGGAGTATGAGCGAGGAATTATCCGTTCTCGCGCCGTATTCTTGCAGCCCCAGTATGATGATATCGTAATTCTTGATATCGCCTTTAAGGGAAAGAAAAGACTGTTCTTGTTCTTTCCTGAATTTTTCGTATTTTTTCCAGGAATCCAACAGGTCCCGGATATCCCTACCGATAGAGGAGTCGCTACATTTCAGATTCAGGATCTCGTCGAAGCTGAAATCCTTTTGGAGAACCTTGCATTCTCTGCGAACGTCGGAGGCGTTCGGACTTCCTAATTCCGGAGAAGAATTGAAGAATCTTTCCAAGGGAAGGCGAAGAGGCCCCGATTCGATATAAGAAAGGCTACTGTCGAAGGTAAGTTTTGCCTTAGGAGGAAGAGCGCTTATATCCATTCCTTCCATAAGAAAAACGGTTTGAACGGATTCGTATCCTGCGTTTTTGCGCGTATCTTCGGACAACGATTCCGCATTTACAGATTGGAAGTACGAAAATTGTTCTTCGAGCGCCGTAGCGTAAGGATACAAGAGAGGGTTCTTGGATTCGGTGCCTTCGAAGCTCTTCGCTTTTTGGATTTCTCGATTCTGGTATCCAATTAGAATAATCGCCTTAGGATGTTTTCTCGAAATCGGATAGAAGGATTTTGCGATCCGAGGCGGGTCGTTTAATCGGATCATTAGGCAATCCGAAAGAAAGAAAAGCGATAGAAAAATTAGGACGGAGGTTTGGATCGTATATCTTTTTTGTAATAGGTTCATGGT is a window encoding:
- a CDS encoding sigma-54-dependent Fis family transcriptional regulator, translating into MYLQFLTLSFLIAVLLCLLGVVYCLGVRNRISGVRELMFSFVCLVFLYLGCVYASVELGSTGALHRWITVTAAVVAAVFFLGFFLKFPSELVPKFSGKIFRILLGISCLISVWFVWETRDAVRTFRFNGQYWDLTSVLPGRVVAVYSLLLALSIFGVAIIQILRNKGQKRIALVGILGSFFLNFLVPIVYLNLFRLGQVSAEVFVNALALSVITGFFVFHIFFVSYGGHETSLTVRILTIILAMALSVTQVMSEGLSRAIENEYDSSSISLLAGYERGNILPAGVRIFEGKENRNIIMHPDSPSLAVGERIYAIDPTGKPILIYKNADRNREAVFAYESYRSFVHSYARDWALRLLLGLFVLVAGFLIFMRISILGPLSDLLLGLDRVEGGELAVQIDVRNKDEIGLLTQAFNAMVRSIREARQELQQYTSNLERTILERDSIYDAVPQEKILSNKTLIYASRSMQAVVDRVERIASREQPVLVTGETGTGKEIIAALLHELGRGQDSPFVPINCAAVPSNLWESQIFGHVRGAFTDAKSDYAGLVAEAKGGTLFFDEVGEMPLEIQPKILRLLQERKYKQVGGRTELSAECRTIFATHRNLREMVAKGTFREDLYYRINVFEISIPPLRERRSDIPFLANRFVEHYAKQMEIPKPTIGEDVMDLFLDFAWSGNIRELENCIIRTLADLKGETIGISDLPAEMSEARNSRAVSELSVSNGSYVAGFEPLVSMYSRRLIETALQQCKGNKSEAARLLKISRGKLQYQMRQLGME